A portion of the Mauremys reevesii isolate NIE-2019 linkage group 18, ASM1616193v1, whole genome shotgun sequence genome contains these proteins:
- the TMEM119 gene encoding transmembrane protein 119 isoform X2 yields MAAPATVCVLLMLMAPLCTTRSTRIKTSVLDDNSGSGDNPGASILPSASVNLGVNPTSGTIAVNSVNGTSTSINIFNRIVNFFKEYMLLIIVVGSLVFVLLFIVCAAAIARQKHKASAYYPSSFPKKKYVDQNDRSGGAKAFSEVPEKAPETHPEEPMDSSKQLQADILAAAQNLKSPAKVSMANGDGTKIEDKPPKEQEEGTKVEDHKQTAECVSKEEVAPQEKAEPAKETPAPSCTAETEAKEEEPPSTEEVQHVQQANESLPEELKECPGAADPVMQTPEGEKQDVSVPAAPDTGAAGV; encoded by the coding sequence ATGGCTGCTCCAGCTACGGTCTGTGTGCTCCTTATGCTCATGGCACCTCTGTGCACCACGCGATCGACACGCATCAAGACATCTGTCCTGGATGATAATAGTGGGAGTGGAGACAATCCGGGTGCCTCCATCCTCCCCTCTGCGAGCGTGAATTTGGGGGTGAATCCTACATCCGGGACTATTGCTGTGAACTCTGTCAATGGCACCTCGACTTCAATCAACATCTTCAATAGGATTGTGAACTTCTTTAAAGAGTACATGCTGCTAATCATTGTGGTAGGGTCCTTAGTTTTTGTGCTGCTCTTCATTGTATGTGCAGCTGCCATCGCCCGGCAGAAACACAAGGCCTCTGCCTATTACCCATCTTCATTTCCTAAGAAGAAGTATGTGGACCAGAATGACCGGTCGGGGGGTGCCAAAGCTTTCAGTGAAGTTCCTGAAAAGGCTCCCGAGACGCACCCGGAGGAGCCCATGGACTCATCCAAACAGCTGCAAGCTGATATATTGGCTGCTGCCCAGAACTTGAAATCCCCTGCCAAGGTCTCCATGGCAAATGGAGATGGGACCAAAATAGAGGATAAGCCCCCGAAAGAACAGGAGGAAGGGACCAAAGTGGAGGACCACAAACAAACAGCTGAGTGTGTTTCTAAAGAAGAGGTGGCTCCCCAGGAGAAAGCTGAACCAGCAAAAGAGAcgccagctccaagttgcacagCAGAAACGGAGGCCAAAGAAGAAGAACCTCCCTCCACTGAGGAAGTTCAGCACGTGCAGCAGGCCAATGAGTCATTACCGGAAGAGCTCAAAGAATGCCCTGGGGCTGCCGATCCCGTCATGCAAACCCCTGAAGGTGAGAAGCAAGATGTGTCTGTTCCAGCAGCTCCTGATACCGGTGCTGCAGGTGTCTAA
- the TMEM119 gene encoding transmembrane protein 119 isoform X1 yields the protein MSTQVVLAPHLFSDHEQVQFPQLQSPVWEMAAPATVCVLLMLMAPLCTTRSTRIKTSVLDDNSGSGDNPGASILPSASVNLGVNPTSGTIAVNSVNGTSTSINIFNRIVNFFKEYMLLIIVVGSLVFVLLFIVCAAAIARQKHKASAYYPSSFPKKKYVDQNDRSGGAKAFSEVPEKAPETHPEEPMDSSKQLQADILAAAQNLKSPAKVSMANGDGTKIEDKPPKEQEEGTKVEDHKQTAECVSKEEVAPQEKAEPAKETPAPSCTAETEAKEEEPPSTEEVQHVQQANESLPEELKECPGAADPVMQTPEGEKQDVSVPAAPDTGAAGV from the coding sequence AGTCCTGTCTGGGAAATGGCTGCTCCAGCTACGGTCTGTGTGCTCCTTATGCTCATGGCACCTCTGTGCACCACGCGATCGACACGCATCAAGACATCTGTCCTGGATGATAATAGTGGGAGTGGAGACAATCCGGGTGCCTCCATCCTCCCCTCTGCGAGCGTGAATTTGGGGGTGAATCCTACATCCGGGACTATTGCTGTGAACTCTGTCAATGGCACCTCGACTTCAATCAACATCTTCAATAGGATTGTGAACTTCTTTAAAGAGTACATGCTGCTAATCATTGTGGTAGGGTCCTTAGTTTTTGTGCTGCTCTTCATTGTATGTGCAGCTGCCATCGCCCGGCAGAAACACAAGGCCTCTGCCTATTACCCATCTTCATTTCCTAAGAAGAAGTATGTGGACCAGAATGACCGGTCGGGGGGTGCCAAAGCTTTCAGTGAAGTTCCTGAAAAGGCTCCCGAGACGCACCCGGAGGAGCCCATGGACTCATCCAAACAGCTGCAAGCTGATATATTGGCTGCTGCCCAGAACTTGAAATCCCCTGCCAAGGTCTCCATGGCAAATGGAGATGGGACCAAAATAGAGGATAAGCCCCCGAAAGAACAGGAGGAAGGGACCAAAGTGGAGGACCACAAACAAACAGCTGAGTGTGTTTCTAAAGAAGAGGTGGCTCCCCAGGAGAAAGCTGAACCAGCAAAAGAGAcgccagctccaagttgcacagCAGAAACGGAGGCCAAAGAAGAAGAACCTCCCTCCACTGAGGAAGTTCAGCACGTGCAGCAGGCCAATGAGTCATTACCGGAAGAGCTCAAAGAATGCCCTGGGGCTGCCGATCCCGTCATGCAAACCCCTGAAGGTGAGAAGCAAGATGTGTCTGTTCCAGCAGCTCCTGATACCGGTGCTGCAGGTGTCTAA